The following coding sequences are from one Devosia yakushimensis window:
- the flhB gene encoding flagellar biosynthesis protein FlhB: MSDEAPEQASKTEDPSQKKLEDAHKKGDVAKSQEVTTWFMLLGSAAIFAMMAPSTSASLMESLKVVMTNADQFELGGSGFAVFFNGLALALLGTIFVPLVILTFCAVTANLIQHRPLISTEPITPKLSKISPLAGFKRLFSTESLVNFGKGLLKIGVMGTVLFFVVWPERDRLDTMMTADPLIILADFQEIGLKIFAATLAVLTVIALADYLYVRQKWWKRQMMTVQETRDEYKQMEGDPKVKGRIRQLRHDRARKRMMAAVPDATVVITNPTHFAVALKYDRSMGAPQCVAKGADAVAFRIREVAKENDVPIVENPPLARALFASVEIDDVIPGEHFKAVAEVIGFVMRLKKSGGWRAG; encoded by the coding sequence ATGTCAGACGAAGCCCCCGAACAGGCCAGTAAGACTGAGGACCCCTCCCAGAAGAAGCTGGAGGACGCCCATAAGAAGGGCGATGTCGCCAAGAGCCAGGAGGTGACCACCTGGTTCATGCTGCTCGGTTCGGCCGCCATCTTCGCGATGATGGCGCCATCGACCAGCGCGAGCCTGATGGAATCGCTCAAGGTGGTGATGACCAATGCCGATCAGTTCGAGCTGGGCGGCTCGGGCTTTGCGGTTTTCTTCAACGGATTGGCGCTGGCGCTGCTCGGCACGATCTTCGTGCCGCTGGTGATCCTCACCTTCTGCGCTGTTACCGCCAATCTCATCCAGCACCGGCCGTTGATCTCGACCGAGCCGATCACACCGAAACTCTCCAAAATTTCGCCGCTGGCCGGTTTCAAGCGCCTGTTTTCGACCGAATCCCTGGTCAATTTCGGCAAGGGACTGCTCAAGATCGGCGTCATGGGCACGGTGCTGTTCTTCGTGGTCTGGCCCGAGCGCGACCGGCTCGACACGATGATGACGGCCGATCCATTGATCATTCTCGCCGATTTCCAGGAGATCGGCCTCAAGATTTTCGCCGCCACGCTGGCGGTGCTGACCGTCATTGCGCTGGCCGATTATCTCTATGTCCGCCAGAAATGGTGGAAGCGGCAGATGATGACCGTTCAGGAAACCCGCGACGAATACAAGCAGATGGAAGGCGATCCCAAGGTCAAGGGCCGCATCCGCCAGCTCCGGCATGATCGCGCCCGCAAGCGCATGATGGCGGCCGTGCCCGACGCCACCGTCGTTATCACTAACCCGACCCACTTTGCCGTGGCGCTCAAATACGATCGCTCCATGGGCGCGCCGCAATGCGTGGCCAAAGGGGCGGATGCGGTGGCGTTCCGCATCCGCGAAGTGGCCAAGGAAAACGACGTGCCGATCGTGGAAAATCCCCCGCTGGCCCGGGCGCTCTTTGCCAGTGTCGAGATCGATGACGTCATTCCGGGCGAACACTTCAAGGCCGTTGCCGAAGTCATCGGCTTCGTCATGCGCCTCAAGAAGTCAGGTGGCTGGAGGGCGGGGTAG
- a CDS encoding DUF2237 family protein: protein MGRFGAAELNVLGEPLQPCSSDPLTGFFRTGYCAAGPDGAAVHLVCIQATEEFLEFSASVGNDLSTPHPEFSFPGLSGGDHWCLVAGRWAQAHAAGKAPKVFLRSTNQAVLGLIPLEVLKRYALDLN, encoded by the coding sequence ATGGGGCGCTTCGGCGCCGCCGAGCTCAATGTACTGGGCGAGCCGCTGCAGCCCTGTTCCAGCGATCCGCTGACCGGCTTCTTCCGCACCGGTTATTGTGCGGCCGGGCCGGATGGCGCGGCGGTGCATCTGGTGTGCATCCAGGCGACGGAAGAGTTCCTGGAATTTTCCGCTTCGGTCGGCAACGATCTTTCCACGCCGCATCCGGAATTCTCGTTTCCCGGCCTGAGCGGCGGCGACCATTGGTGCCTCGTCGCCGGCCGCTGGGCGCAAGCCCACGCCGCCGGCAAGGCGCCCAAAGTGTTCCTGCGCTCAACCAATCAAGCCGTGCTCGGACTTATCCCCCTCGAGGTGCTCAAGAGGTATGCTCTGGATTTGAACTAG
- the cckA gene encoding cell cycle histidine kinase CckA, producing MASTPLGEDTYPDPLLASERSSAGLWRVVALGVVLVALAVAFSFFSDRIPMDLVMTFVGVLAVVGVFCLFGLAAGLFRFAGNEERRTISRAVIDSLPFGAVVSDRDGKISYVNAHYGSFSGALNNGLPVGVSRLFAGQSDASEAIYRLSRAAKDGRSAVEDIRLVGGLGGSQAESARPFWYRVAVRPLPESDEAKKPLVIWSVEDITRDRDNNESAFRDLQRAIDYLDHSPAGFFSADAHGRIQYLNSTLTDWLGYDLAEFNAGHLGLSDIVRGDGATLLMRGRGDGEISTEVIDIDLVRRNGTSLPVRLLHRAARMADGELGETRTLVLDMSSAPDTEEELRAAEVRFSRFFNDTPFAIATLDGEGRIIRTNAPFGRIFRWSGEEKSLEMQPLSELIGEGSRDKFARAIGDATANRSEVEPVDALLNAEGDHAVRLYLSASELSEGSAEQVNVYALDMTDQRKLEAQFAQSQKMQAVGQLAGGVAHDFNNLLTAIIGFSDLLLLKHKPGDPSFSELMQIKQNANRAAGLTRQLLAFSRRQTLRPQVLELPLIVDDLTVLLKRMIGEKNTLTVEHGRNIWPVRADVVQLEQVIINLVVNARDAMPNGGSITIRTGNVERAEAERMTFAGMVPADFVLIDVQDTGTGMSPEVIAKIFEPFFTTKELGKGTGLGLSTVYGIVKQTEGYIYPVSTVGVGTTFKIFLPRHVPAENEIAGKAAAAAPARDLTGQERILLVEDEESVRAFSARALRATGYEVFEADGGEEALEVLEDIDYKIDLMISDVVMPEMDGPTLLKHVRGEMPDLKVIFVSGYAEESVRRDIEDDQSVDFLPKPYSLDQINSKVKEVLQRLGKGEVN from the coding sequence ATGGCATCGACGCCGCTCGGCGAGGACACCTATCCCGATCCACTATTGGCCTCCGAGCGCAGCAGCGCGGGGCTGTGGCGTGTCGTGGCCTTGGGCGTGGTGCTGGTGGCGCTGGCCGTGGCCTTCTCCTTTTTCAGCGACCGCATTCCCATGGATCTGGTGATGACTTTTGTCGGCGTGCTGGCCGTGGTCGGGGTCTTCTGCCTCTTCGGGCTGGCTGCGGGCCTGTTTCGCTTTGCCGGCAATGAGGAGCGACGCACGATTTCCCGCGCCGTTATCGACAGCCTGCCATTCGGCGCCGTGGTCTCGGATCGGGACGGCAAGATTTCCTACGTCAACGCGCATTACGGCAGCTTCAGCGGTGCGCTGAACAATGGCCTTCCGGTGGGCGTCTCCCGCCTCTTTGCTGGCCAGTCCGATGCCAGCGAGGCCATCTATCGCTTGTCCCGCGCTGCCAAGGATGGCCGTAGTGCCGTCGAGGATATCCGTCTGGTTGGCGGGCTGGGCGGATCGCAGGCCGAGAGTGCCCGCCCGTTCTGGTATCGCGTCGCCGTGCGGCCCTTGCCCGAAAGCGACGAGGCAAAAAAGCCGCTGGTCATCTGGTCGGTCGAGGACATTACCCGTGACCGCGACAATAATGAGAGCGCCTTCCGCGACCTGCAGCGCGCCATCGACTATCTCGATCATTCTCCGGCCGGCTTCTTCTCTGCCGACGCGCATGGCCGCATCCAATATCTCAATTCGACGCTGACCGACTGGCTGGGCTATGACCTGGCCGAGTTCAATGCGGGGCATCTTGGCCTCTCCGATATCGTCCGCGGCGATGGGGCGACCCTGTTGATGCGCGGCCGCGGCGACGGCGAGATTTCGACCGAGGTCATCGATATCGACTTGGTCCGCCGCAATGGCACGAGCCTGCCGGTGCGCCTGTTGCATCGCGCAGCCCGCATGGCCGATGGTGAATTGGGCGAAACGCGGACGCTGGTGCTCGACATGTCGAGCGCCCCCGATACCGAGGAAGAGCTGCGCGCGGCCGAAGTGCGGTTCTCGCGCTTCTTCAACGACACGCCCTTTGCCATTGCCACGCTCGATGGCGAGGGCCGCATCATCCGCACCAATGCGCCGTTCGGGCGCATTTTCCGTTGGTCGGGCGAGGAAAAAAGCCTTGAAATGCAGCCGCTGAGCGAGCTGATCGGGGAGGGGAGCCGCGACAAGTTTGCCCGCGCCATTGGCGATGCCACCGCCAATCGCTCGGAAGTCGAGCCAGTCGATGCCCTGCTCAATGCCGAGGGCGATCATGCCGTCCGGCTCTACCTTTCGGCTTCCGAGCTCAGCGAAGGCTCGGCCGAGCAGGTCAATGTCTATGCGCTCGACATGACCGACCAGCGCAAGCTCGAGGCCCAGTTTGCCCAAAGCCAGAAAATGCAGGCTGTGGGCCAGCTCGCCGGTGGTGTGGCGCATGATTTCAACAATCTGCTGACCGCCATTATTGGCTTCTCCGATCTGCTGCTGCTCAAGCACAAGCCGGGCGATCCCTCGTTCAGCGAGCTGATGCAGATCAAGCAGAATGCCAATCGCGCGGCCGGGCTCACCCGGCAGTTGCTGGCCTTCTCGCGTCGGCAGACCCTGCGGCCGCAAGTGCTGGAGCTGCCGCTGATCGTTGACGATCTTACCGTGCTGCTCAAGCGCATGATCGGCGAGAAGAATACACTGACCGTCGAGCATGGCCGCAACATCTGGCCGGTGCGCGCGGACGTCGTGCAGCTCGAACAGGTCATCATCAACCTGGTGGTCAATGCGCGCGACGCCATGCCCAATGGCGGCTCGATCACCATCCGCACTGGCAATGTCGAGCGGGCAGAAGCCGAGCGCATGACTTTCGCGGGCATGGTCCCGGCCGATTTCGTGCTTATCGATGTGCAGGATACGGGCACTGGCATGAGCCCGGAAGTCATCGCCAAGATTTTCGAGCCCTTCTTCACGACCAAGGAATTGGGCAAGGGGACGGGCCTCGGACTCTCGACCGTGTATGGCATCGTCAAGCAGACCGAGGGTTATATCTATCCGGTTTCGACCGTTGGCGTCGGTACGACGTTCAAGATTTTCCTGCCGCGCCATGTGCCAGCCGAGAACGAAATTGCCGGCAAGGCCGCCGCCGCTGCCCCAGCGCGCGATCTCACCGGCCAGGAACGCATTCTTCTGGTGGAAGACGAAGAGAGCGTGCGCGCCTTCTCGGCCCGCGCCCTGCGCGCTACCGGCTATGAGGTATTCGAGGCCGATGGCGGCGAAGAAGCGCTCGAAGTGCTTGAGGACATTGATTACAAGATCGACCTGATGATTTCCGATGTCGTGATGCCGGAAATGGACGGGCCGACACTGCTCAAGCATGTGCGCGGGGAAATGCCTGATCTCAAGGTTATTTTCGTGTCCGGCTATGCGGAGGAAAGCGTGCGCCGGGACATCGAGGACGACCAGAGCGTGGATTTCCTGCCCAAGCCCTATTCGCTCGATCAGATCAATTCCAAGGTCAAGGAAGTGCTGCAGCGGCTGGGCAAGGGCGAGGTCAATTGA
- the flgB gene encoding flagellar basal body rod protein FlgB yields MPVFSALTDKMRWHQARQGLLAENVANAETPGYRGRDLAQYDLADRPGGFSSASITTLATQPMHFSVSSSEGGAFGAQRMANFEITPEGNGVSLEDEMMKVTTNMMDYQAATTVYQKSIKILKTALGRSA; encoded by the coding sequence ATGCCGGTTTTTTCCGCGCTTACCGACAAGATGCGCTGGCATCAGGCTCGTCAAGGCCTGCTTGCTGAAAACGTTGCCAATGCGGAAACGCCCGGTTACCGAGGCCGCGACCTGGCGCAATATGATCTTGCCGACCGGCCAGGCGGTTTTTCCTCGGCCAGCATTACCACGCTCGCTACCCAGCCGATGCACTTTTCCGTGTCCAGCAGCGAAGGCGGCGCCTTTGGCGCTCAGCGCATGGCCAATTTCGAAATCACGCCGGAGGGGAATGGGGTTTCCCTTGAGGACGAGATGATGAAGGTCACCACCAACATGATGGACTATCAGGCCGCCACGACGGTCTACCAGAAGTCGATCAAAATCCTCAAAACCGCGCTTGGCCGCTCGGCCTAG
- a CDS encoding aldo/keto reductase, with the protein MAARTFETRQIGKTGLEITTLGLGCASLAGIFTNVPADQARATISHGLDMGINYVDTAPQYGYGRSEHLVGDVLRERRAGTVLSTKVGRRLKPVKEWSEPHNWVNPLPFEQVYDYSYDGIMRSYEDSLQRLGMNGADILYVHDIGTATHGVEGNKPLWKQLESGGYKALRQLRDSGEIKAIGLGVNEWQVLMDAFALGDWDVFLLAGRYTLLEQTSLNPFMSTCIERGASVVIGGPFNSGILVGGAIFNYAKAPQAIVDRVKALETVCQDFGVALPAAALQFPLTHPAVCNVLPGPKSPEELDGILKWWDAKIPDALWTELANQGLLAPGTPIPGGTA; encoded by the coding sequence ATGGCGGCACGCACATTCGAGACGCGCCAGATCGGCAAAACCGGTCTGGAAATCACCACACTGGGCCTTGGCTGCGCGTCCCTGGCCGGCATTTTTACCAATGTGCCGGCCGACCAGGCCCGAGCGACCATAAGCCACGGCCTCGACATGGGGATAAATTACGTCGATACGGCGCCCCAATATGGTTATGGCCGCTCCGAGCATCTCGTCGGCGACGTCCTGCGCGAGCGGCGCGCCGGCACCGTGCTCTCGACCAAGGTAGGGCGGCGCCTCAAGCCCGTGAAGGAATGGAGCGAGCCGCATAATTGGGTCAATCCCCTGCCCTTCGAGCAGGTCTATGACTATTCCTATGACGGCATCATGCGCTCCTACGAGGACAGCCTGCAGCGGCTGGGCATGAATGGCGCCGATATTCTTTATGTCCACGACATCGGCACTGCCACCCATGGCGTAGAGGGCAACAAGCCCTTGTGGAAACAGCTCGAAAGCGGTGGATACAAGGCGCTGCGGCAATTGCGCGACAGTGGCGAGATCAAGGCGATCGGGCTGGGCGTCAATGAATGGCAGGTGCTGATGGACGCCTTCGCCCTGGGCGATTGGGACGTGTTCCTGCTTGCCGGGCGCTATACGCTCCTGGAGCAGACTTCGCTCAATCCCTTCATGAGCACCTGCATCGAGCGCGGTGCTTCCGTGGTCATTGGCGGCCCGTTCAATTCGGGCATTCTGGTGGGCGGCGCCATCTTCAATTATGCCAAGGCACCGCAGGCCATTGTTGATCGCGTCAAAGCACTCGAAACCGTCTGCCAGGATTTCGGTGTAGCCCTGCCCGCCGCCGCGCTGCAGTTTCCCCTGACTCATCCCGCCGTATGCAACGTGCTGCCGGGGCCGAAATCGCCGGAAGAACTCGACGGCATCCTCAAATGGTGGGACGCCAAAATCCCCGACGCGCTTTGGACGGAACTGGCCAACCAGGGATTGCTGGCCCCCGGAACGCCCATTCCCGGCGGAACGGCTTGA
- a CDS encoding flagellar biosynthetic protein FliO: MQFITSLFGGTENSILTVVFALGIVLVLIVLAVWLLKLLFSASGNVARGRNRRLSVSDSLAVDQKRQLLIVRRDNVEHLVLIGGPQDVVIETGIAVDETALASGRRQVPMLGRKPAPVTAPPAKAVVPEPVVGPAATIEHLGEAASQRSARSLRHTGLMRSVDPAVNAGNSDKPAPGATDSAKEDSAQQDVEGTDLGEGETKTKRK; this comes from the coding sequence ATGCAGTTCATCACCAGCCTTTTTGGCGGTACGGAAAACTCCATCCTGACCGTCGTCTTCGCACTCGGCATCGTGCTGGTGCTGATCGTCCTGGCGGTGTGGCTGCTCAAGCTGCTGTTCAGCGCCTCGGGCAATGTAGCGCGCGGCCGCAACCGGCGGCTCTCGGTCAGCGACAGCCTCGCGGTGGACCAGAAGCGGCAATTGCTGATCGTGCGGCGCGACAATGTCGAGCATCTCGTATTGATCGGTGGCCCGCAGGACGTGGTGATCGAGACCGGCATAGCAGTGGACGAAACGGCATTGGCCTCTGGCCGCAGGCAGGTGCCCATGCTGGGGCGCAAGCCGGCGCCCGTGACCGCTCCGCCCGCCAAGGCAGTGGTCCCCGAACCGGTCGTCGGCCCGGCTGCCACGATCGAGCATCTGGGCGAGGCCGCCAGCCAGCGCAGCGCGCGCTCTTTGCGCCATACCGGCCTGATGCGGTCGGTCGATCCTGCAGTAAACGCGGGAAACTCCGACAAACCGGCTCCCGGAGCCACCGACTCAGCTAAAGAGGACAGTGCACAGCAAGACGTGGAAGGCACTGATCTTGGCGAGGGCGAGACCAAGACCAAACGGAAGTAA
- a CDS encoding SRPBCC domain-containing protein, producing MAFGGPLRISTPSDTEILTERDFAAPRDLVFACYTQPPLIKRWLTGPPGWTMPVCVFEARAGGRYRYEWHKGDERLAMSGVIHTITMPEHIRSEEGFDQPDTGGMSQSLVDFEEKPEGTTVINRLTYASKALRDQIAATGMADGMEMSFKNLDALLVERKR from the coding sequence ATGGCATTTGGCGGACCACTGCGCATATCCACGCCCAGCGATACCGAAATCCTCACCGAGCGCGACTTCGCCGCGCCGCGCGATCTGGTGTTTGCCTGCTATACGCAGCCGCCACTGATCAAGCGCTGGCTGACCGGCCCGCCGGGCTGGACCATGCCGGTCTGTGTTTTCGAGGCGCGAGCCGGCGGACGCTATCGCTACGAATGGCATAAGGGCGATGAGCGCCTGGCCATGTCTGGCGTGATCCACACCATCACTATGCCGGAACATATCCGAAGCGAGGAAGGCTTTGATCAGCCCGACACCGGCGGCATGTCGCAGTCGCTGGTCGATTTCGAGGAAAAGCCTGAGGGAACGACAGTGATCAACCGGCTGACATACGCGTCCAAGGCCCTGCGGGACCAGATTGCGGCAACGGGCATGGCCGATGGCATGGAGATGAGTTTCAAGAACCTGGATGCGCTATTGGTGGAGCGGAAGCGCTAG
- the fliQ gene encoding flagellar biosynthesis protein FliQ, with protein sequence MTGAEVLDIATDGIWTLIIVSAPMMLVGLLVGVVIALFQALTQIQEQTLVFVPKIIAIFITMLIALPFLGATMGGYMNRVIDMIIVGG encoded by the coding sequence ATGACCGGCGCCGAAGTTCTCGACATCGCGACTGATGGCATCTGGACGTTGATTATCGTTTCGGCGCCGATGATGCTGGTCGGCCTGTTGGTCGGTGTCGTGATTGCCCTGTTCCAGGCGCTGACGCAGATTCAGGAACAAACCCTGGTCTTCGTGCCCAAGATCATCGCCATCTTCATCACCATGCTGATCGCGCTGCCGTTCCTGGGCGCGACCATGGGCGGCTATATGAACCGGGTGATCGACATGATCATCGTGGGCGGCTGA
- the fliR gene encoding flagellar biosynthetic protein FliR, with protein sequence MISIGLDWLPNTAFLYLLMFCRIGAILMLMPALGETMIPVRMRLSFALAFTLVVYPLLAPNLPAMPVDFIDIVGLIFHELAIGIMLGAIARITVMATQVAGAVIAFQSGLSAAMAADPTQVGVQGAVFGSFLSFLGMTLIFATDLHHVALAATYDSYVVFGVADPLMFDDAAQLALRTVASAFSIGIQMSAPFIVFGLVFNLGAGILARLMPALQVFFLLMPANVMVGLILFALLLTMMMGWYITGFENHLAMWRG encoded by the coding sequence ATGATCAGCATCGGGCTCGATTGGCTGCCCAATACGGCCTTTCTCTATCTGCTGATGTTCTGCCGCATCGGGGCCATCCTGATGCTGATGCCGGCGCTGGGTGAGACGATGATCCCAGTGCGGATGCGCCTGTCCTTCGCGCTGGCCTTCACGCTCGTCGTCTATCCGCTGCTGGCACCCAACCTGCCGGCCATGCCCGTCGATTTCATTGATATTGTCGGCCTGATCTTCCACGAACTGGCCATCGGCATCATGTTGGGCGCCATTGCGCGCATCACTGTCATGGCAACGCAGGTGGCGGGCGCCGTCATCGCGTTTCAATCGGGTCTCAGCGCGGCAATGGCGGCCGACCCCACCCAGGTTGGCGTGCAGGGCGCGGTGTTCGGCAGCTTCCTCTCCTTTCTCGGCATGACGCTGATTTTTGCCACGGACCTGCATCATGTCGCGCTGGCGGCGACCTATGACAGCTATGTGGTCTTCGGCGTCGCCGATCCGCTGATGTTCGACGATGCGGCGCAACTGGCGCTGCGCACTGTCGCCAGCGCCTTTTCCATCGGCATCCAGATGTCGGCGCCCTTCATCGTGTTCGGCCTAGTGTTCAACCTCGGCGCGGGCATACTGGCCCGCCTGATGCCGGCGCTGCAGGTTTTCTTCCTGCTGATGCCGGCCAATGTGATGGTCGGCCTCATCCTCTTTGCGCTGCTGCTGACCATGATGATGGGCTGGTACATTACCGGCTTTGAGAACCACCTGGCGATGTGGAGGGGCTGA
- a CDS encoding flagellar hook-basal body complex protein FliE, translating to MATTPFNAATAAYGNASRLITQAAKPTTDLSAATGDAGGNFAQMLAQQVQGVMDAGKASDQMAIDMVNGKANVVDMVTALSQTELAIESMVTVRDRVISAYEEIMRMPI from the coding sequence ATGGCCACAACACCCTTCAACGCCGCCACCGCCGCCTATGGCAATGCCAGCCGCCTGATCACCCAGGCGGCCAAGCCGACCACCGATCTCAGCGCCGCAACCGGTGATGCAGGGGGCAATTTTGCCCAGATGCTGGCCCAGCAGGTGCAGGGCGTGATGGATGCCGGCAAGGCGTCGGACCAGATGGCCATCGACATGGTCAATGGCAAGGCCAATGTGGTTGATATGGTCACCGCGCTCAGCCAGACCGAATTGGCCATCGAGAGCATGGTCACGGTGCGCGACCGGGTGATTTCGGCTTATGAAGAAATCATGCGGATGCCGATCTGA
- the flgC gene encoding flagellar basal body rod protein FlgC: MDFNSSLRIAATGLHAQTARMRVIAENIANADSAGKAPGEEPYRRRIPTFQTHYDAEVGGKVVEVGRLAYDMSDFTSRYEPGHPAADASGYVQYPNVNTLIETMDMREAQRTYEANLNVVTVTRQMLGRTIDILRG, from the coding sequence ATGGATTTCAATTCCTCGCTCCGTATCGCTGCCACGGGCCTGCATGCGCAGACAGCCCGGATGCGCGTCATCGCCGAGAACATCGCCAATGCCGATTCCGCCGGCAAGGCGCCGGGGGAGGAGCCCTATCGCCGCCGCATCCCGACCTTCCAGACCCATTACGATGCCGAAGTGGGTGGCAAGGTCGTCGAGGTCGGGCGCCTGGCCTATGACATGAGCGATTTCACCAGCCGCTATGAGCCCGGCCATCCGGCCGCCGATGCCAGCGGCTATGTGCAATATCCCAACGTCAACACGCTGATCGAAACGATGGATATGCGCGAAGCCCAGCGCACCTACGAAGCCAATCTCAACGTCGTCACCGTCACCCGGCAAATGCTGGGCCGCACGATCGACATTCTGCGCGGCTGA
- a CDS encoding ArsR/SmtB family transcription factor, translating to MPTPASLDATFQALSDPTRRAILARLAQGEASVMELAEPFAMSQPAISKHLKVLENAGLISRGRDAQRRPCKLEAQPLAEATGWLIEYRKYWEAQFERLDDLLDELKRLEAMAGKA from the coding sequence ATGCCGACGCCTGCCAGTCTTGACGCCACTTTCCAGGCTCTGTCCGACCCGACACGGCGCGCTATTCTGGCGCGGCTGGCACAAGGCGAAGCCTCGGTGATGGAACTTGCCGAGCCCTTCGCCATGAGCCAGCCGGCCATTTCCAAGCATCTCAAGGTATTGGAAAATGCGGGGCTGATTTCGCGCGGGCGCGACGCGCAGCGGCGGCCATGCAAGCTGGAGGCACAGCCACTAGCCGAGGCCACCGGATGGCTGATCGAATATCGCAAATATTGGGAAGCCCAATTTGAGCGGCTCGATGACCTGCTTGATGAACTCAAGCGGCTGGAGGCCATGGCAGGCAAAGCGTAG
- the araD1 gene encoding AraD1 family protein: MNLIQYFDLNGERAVGAVQGEVTRQVNGASSVYGLAQAAIAAQSGMGALIAQQGLGETVDKAALLAEGRLLAPIDHPDPAHLYVTGTGLTHLGSAATRDAMHKSNGTKTEDNLTDSMKMFRMGLEGGKPADGSKGVQPEWFYKGNGYTVVNPGHPIPSPSFALDAGEEPEIAGIYLIDHNGQPRRLGFALANEFSDHVTERVNYLYLAHSKLRACSFGPELRLGDLPAHIEGKSRIWRDGQVIWEKPFLSGEDNMSHTIANLEYHHFKYELFRNPGDIHVHCFGTATLSFADGISTRPDDIFEIEEAQFGAALRNPIRIETEHPVIIGNVY, encoded by the coding sequence ATGAATCTGATCCAATATTTCGATCTCAACGGCGAGCGCGCCGTCGGCGCCGTCCAGGGCGAGGTGACCCGCCAGGTCAATGGCGCCAGCAGCGTCTACGGTCTGGCCCAGGCGGCAATCGCCGCCCAATCGGGCATGGGCGCGCTGATTGCGCAGCAGGGATTGGGCGAAACTGTCGATAAGGCAGCCCTGTTGGCCGAAGGCCGGCTTCTGGCGCCGATCGACCATCCCGACCCGGCCCATCTTTATGTCACCGGCACCGGCCTCACGCATCTGGGGTCCGCCGCGACGCGCGATGCCATGCACAAGTCCAACGGCACCAAGACCGAGGACAACCTGACCGATTCCATGAAAATGTTCCGCATGGGGCTGGAGGGCGGCAAGCCCGCCGATGGCAGCAAAGGCGTGCAGCCGGAATGGTTCTACAAGGGCAACGGCTATACCGTCGTCAATCCCGGCCACCCCATCCCCTCGCCCAGCTTCGCCCTGGACGCTGGGGAAGAACCTGAAATCGCCGGCATTTATCTCATCGACCACAATGGCCAGCCCCGGCGACTGGGCTTTGCCCTGGCCAACGAATTCTCCGACCATGTGACCGAACGGGTCAACTATCTCTATCTGGCGCATTCCAAGCTGCGCGCCTGCTCGTTCGGACCGGAATTGCGGCTGGGCGATCTGCCGGCCCATATCGAGGGCAAATCACGCATCTGGCGCGATGGCCAGGTGATCTGGGAAAAGCCATTCCTCAGCGGCGAGGATAATATGAGCCACACCATCGCCAATCTGGAATATCACCACTTCAAATATGAGCTGTTCCGCAATCCCGGCGATATCCATGTGCATTGTTTCGGCACGGCAACGCTGAGCTTCGCCGATGGCATTTCGACCAGGCCCGACGACATTTTCGAGATCGAGGAAGCCCAGTTCGGCGCCGCCCTGCGCAACCCGATCCGCATCGAAACCGAACACCCGGTAATCATCGGCAACGTCTACTAG